A single genomic interval of Mangifera indica cultivar Alphonso chromosome 5, CATAS_Mindica_2.1, whole genome shotgun sequence harbors:
- the LOC123215528 gene encoding transcriptional corepressor LEUNIG_HOMOLOG-like isoform X5, translated as MTEGKVATDPVAIDAPGGFLFEWWSVFWDIFIARTNAKHSENAAAYIETQQFKAQEQQQLQLQQLQLMQHRSAQLQRRDSNHPALGSSITALNSEGMVGQSSASVLAMKIYEERMKHPHPMDPETSSALIDAKKMALVKTANNHQGQLVHGNSGNMSAALQQIQARAPLTTDIKCEVNLGTSQKNLPVDPSSIYGQAMLQSKSGLGGSGLNQGVPGFPLKGWPLTGFDQLRPNLGVQVQKPNMQTHNQFLLASHQQQQILAQAQSNLGNPTNFGELDPRRFCPFPQGSFNAKDGQATRNDGSISSPVQSNSPKMKVAQMQHSSSQQQDQSQQQAHNRKRKQHSSSGAANSTSTGNRVGPSPNSPPSTHTPGDGMTTASSAQHVNNVQKSLMMNGPEETVGLATCSNLLEDIERFGDVGSIDDNMESLLSHDGDGRDLYGALKQSPSEYQKESSSKSFTFFEVGCQRTRNNSKVTCCHFSSDGKSLASAGHDKKVLLWNMGTMQTESTPEEHKLVITDVRFRPNSSQLATSSVDKSVRLWDAANPNFCLQAYTGHNSPIMSLDFHPKKTDIFCFCDTDNEIQYWSVNPFSCTHVAKGGTAQVRFQPRIGHLLAAASDKVVSVFDIETNRKTHSFLGHSELVNYICWDANGDFLASVSHNLVKVWSIMSGECIQELSSNGNQFHSCVFHPSYSTLLVIGGISSLELWNMAENKSMTIPAHENIISALAQSPVTGMVASASHDSSVKLWK; from the exons ATGACTGAAGGAAAAGTGGCCACAGATCCAGTAG CAATTGATGCTCCTGGAGGATTTCTCTTTGAATGGTGGTCTGTCTTCTGGGACATTTTTATTGCAAGGACTAATGCGAAACATTCAGAAAATGCTGCAGCTTACATAGAG aCACAGCAATTTAAGGCACAGGAGCAGCAACAGCTACAATTACAGCAGCTGCAACTCATGCAGCACCGCAGTGCACAACTGCAACGCAGGGACTCTAATCATCCAGCTCTTGGCAGTTCTATAACCGCATTAAACTCTGAGGGAATGGTGGGGCAGTCATCAGCCAGTGTCTTGGCCATGAAAATATATGAAGAACGAATGAAACACCCTCATCCGATGGATCCGGAGACATCGTCAGCTCTCATTGATGCCAAAAAGATGGCCCTTGTCAAAACTGCTAACAATCACCAAGG CCAACTGGTACATGGTAATTCTGGGAACATGTCTGCTGCTCTGCAGCAGATCCAAGCACGGGCACCTTTAACCACT GACATCAAGTGTGAAGTTAATTTGGGCACATCTCAGAAAAATTTGCCTGTGGATCCTTCATCTATCTATGGTCAAGCAATGTTACAGTCAAAATCTGGACTGGGAGGTTCAG GACTGAATCAAGGTGTCCCAGGTTTTCCATTAAAGGGTTGGCCTCTGACT GGATTTGATCAATTAAGACCAAATTTGGGTGTGCAAGTGCAGAAGCCCAATATGCAAACTCATAATCAGTTTCTTCTCGCATCACATCAGCAACAGCAGATTTTGGCACAGGCGCAAAGCAACCTTGGAAATCCAACTAATTTTGGAGAGTTGGATCCTCGTAGGTTCTGTCCGTTTCCTCAGGGTAGCTTTAATGCAAAAGATGGTCAAGCTACTAGAAATGATGGGTCAATAAGCTCCCCAGTGCAATCAAATTCACCTAAG ATGAAGGTGGCTCAGATGCAGCATTCTTCCTCTCAACAACAGGATCAATCTCAGCAACAGGCT CATAACAGGAAAAGGAAGCAACACTCTTCTTCAGGAGCTGCTAACAGCACCAGTACAGGAAATAGAGTAGGCCCTTCACCTAACTCTCCACCATCGACTCACACCCCTGGGGATGGAATGACTACTGCAAGTAGTGCACAGCATGTTAACAATGTGCAGAAAAGCTTGATGATGAACGGTCCAGAGGAAACTGTAGGTCTTGCAACATGTTCCAATCTGCTG GAAGACATAGAACGATTTGGGGATGTTGGTTCCATAGATGACAATATGGAATCACTGCTTTCGCACGATGGAGATGGAAGAGATTTGTATGGAGCCCTGAAACAAAGTCCCTCAGAGTACCAAAAAGAGTCGTCATCTAAAA GTTTTACCTTTTTTGAGGTTGGCTGCCAACGGACTAGAAATAATAGCAAGGTCACTTGCTGTCATTTTTCTTCTGATGGAAAGTCACTAGCCAGTGCTGGGCATGATAAGAAG GTTTTACTCTGGAACATGGGTACTATGCAGACAGAGAGCACACCTGAAGAACATAAATTAGTCATCACAGATGTTCGCTTCAGGCCAAATTCGTCTCAGCTGGCAACATCTTCAGTTGATAAATCTGTCCGATTATGGGATGCAGCCAAT CCAAACTTTTGTTTGCAAGCATATACTGGACACAATTCACCAATTATGTCCCTTGACTTCCATCCTAAGAAGActgatattttttgtttttgcgaTACTGACAATGAAATTCAGTATTGGAGTGTCAATCCCTTTTCATGCACTCATGTTGCCAAg GGAGGTACAGCACAAGTGAGATTTCAACCAAGGATTGGACATTTGTTGGCAGCAGCATCAGATAAAGTAGTTTCTGTCTTTGATATTGAAACTAATCGGAAAACACATTCATTTCTG GGACATTCAGAATTGGTGAATTACATATGCTGGGATGCAAATGGAGATTTTCTGGCATCTGTTAGCCACAACTTGGTAAAAGTTTGGTCAATAATGTCAGGGGAGTGCATTCAAGAGCTTAGCTCGAATGGGAATCAATTTCACTCTTGTGTTTTTCACCCAAGTTACTCAACTCTTTTGGTGATTGGAGGAATCTCg TCACTGGAGCTGTGGAACATGGCTGAGAATAAGAGCATGACAATTCCTGCTCATGAGAATATAATCTCAGCATTGGCACAGTCACCTGTGACAGGAATGGTGGCATCTGCAAGTCATGACAGCTCTGTTAAGCTGTGGAAATAA